The following proteins are encoded in a genomic region of Arthrobacter jiangjiafuii:
- the gcvT gene encoding glycine cleavage system aminomethyltransferase GcvT, whose amino-acid sequence MTEKFTALYEEHKRLGASFTDFGGWQMPLKYSSELAEHHAVRKAAGLFDLSHMGEVEVTGPDAGAFLDYALTGKLSAVKVGRAKYSLITNEAGGIIDDLISYRLAEDSYLVVPNAGNAPVVAAELAARADGFDVRVHDASADTSLVAVQGPNAEAIVLALVPAGQAEKVTGMKYYAADTVDLAVGGEAGERTLNLLLARTGYTGEDGFEIYVPNDDAAALWGALLAAGAESGLIPAGLACRDSLRLEAGMPLYGNELSLDLDPYAAGLGPVVALSKEGDFVGRAALEAKKEQAPARRLVGLKGAGRRAGRSHYPVLSDGAVIGEVTSGAPSPTLGYPVALAYVDTAFAEPGTEVQVDLRGKPEPFTVVALPFYKRAK is encoded by the coding sequence ATGACTGAGAAATTCACTGCCCTCTACGAAGAGCACAAACGCCTCGGCGCCTCCTTCACCGACTTCGGCGGCTGGCAGATGCCCCTGAAGTACAGCTCGGAGCTGGCCGAGCACCACGCGGTCCGCAAAGCCGCCGGCCTCTTTGACCTCTCCCACATGGGCGAAGTGGAGGTCACCGGCCCCGACGCCGGCGCCTTCCTGGACTACGCGCTCACCGGCAAGCTGTCCGCCGTGAAGGTGGGGCGCGCCAAGTACTCGCTGATCACCAACGAGGCCGGCGGGATCATCGATGACCTGATCAGCTACCGGCTCGCCGAAGACTCCTACCTGGTGGTGCCCAACGCCGGCAACGCCCCGGTGGTGGCCGCCGAGCTGGCCGCCCGCGCCGACGGCTTCGACGTCCGGGTCCACGACGCCTCCGCCGACACATCCCTGGTCGCCGTGCAGGGCCCGAACGCCGAGGCCATCGTCCTGGCCCTGGTACCCGCCGGCCAGGCGGAAAAGGTCACCGGAATGAAGTACTACGCCGCTGACACCGTGGACCTGGCCGTGGGCGGGGAAGCGGGGGAGCGCACCCTGAACCTGCTGCTGGCACGCACCGGTTACACCGGTGAAGACGGCTTCGAGATCTACGTCCCGAACGACGACGCCGCGGCCCTCTGGGGTGCGCTGCTCGCCGCGGGTGCGGAGTCGGGCCTGATTCCCGCCGGCCTGGCCTGCCGGGATTCGCTGCGCCTGGAAGCGGGCATGCCGCTGTACGGCAACGAGCTCTCCCTGGACCTGGACCCCTACGCCGCCGGCCTCGGTCCGGTCGTCGCCCTCTCCAAGGAGGGCGACTTCGTGGGCCGCGCCGCCCTGGAAGCCAAGAAGGAGCAGGCTCCGGCCCGCCGCCTCGTCGGCCTGAAAGGGGCCGGCCGCCGCGCCGGCCGCTCGCACTACCCGGTCCTTTCCGATGGCGCCGTGATCGGCGAAGTCACCTCCGGCGCCCCGAGCCCCACGCTTGGCTATCCGGTTGCACTGGCCTACGTCGACACGGCCTTCGCCGAGCCGGGCACGGAAGTCCAGGTGGACCTGCGCGGCA